GGCGCGCACGGCAGGCGTGCCGGCCACGGCAGCCGCGCGTTGCTCCAGCAACGGGATCAACGCCGTCAGCGTGGTGATCATGGCCAGCGCGTCATCGGTGACCGGAATGGCGTCAATCATGCCGATGACATCATCGCAGGCAGCAGCCATACGTGCCGAGGTGTCGGCGTCCGGGCCGGGTTGGGGCGGACTGCCGCGCAGCGTCTCGGCGCGCTGGCGAAGCACGCTGGCATCGGTGCGGAATCGGTCAAGCAGGTAGGCGCGCGGCAACATGGAATGCGTAGAGGAAAACGTGAGAGGAACTCGGTTTCGGCCGTACTCGGTTATGCACTGTCTCCCATCTCATCCCGCGCCGTGCGCCATGCGGCCAGCCATCCTTCACTCACCACCAGCGGGGCAATACCCAGACCGGCACACCGCGATCGCAGATCATCCCACCAGCCATACTCGATCGCATCCACGACGTCGACCAACTTGCCAAGCGGCAGCGCGCGATCTACGAGCGTGTCCGCGAGCACCGCCGGCAATTCCAGACGCTCCGCGAGCTGAATGGCCGGCGCCCCGAATGCAAACTCGGCCACCGACAACAGTCCGGCCATCGCGCGCGCGCGCGGATGCGGCGCGCCGTCGACGGCGGCGCCCAGCCGCTCCAGCATACGCGCGCGACGCAGCGCAACGAGCGCGATCTCCGGATCGTGAGCCGCGTCAGCCAACAAGCGTGCCGTGACAACCAGCAGTCGTTCCATGATGGTGTCACGACCGAGCACGTTGATCGCGTGCGCGACCGAGCGGGGGCCGCGATTGCCCATGGAGGCGGATCCCAGCGAACGGAGCAGGGAGGCACCCAGATGCTGATCTTCATGCACGTACTTGTCAAACGCCGCGTCGGCGGGGCGCCCATCGGCGTATCCGGCCAATGTGCGCAGCGCGCGCAACGCACACTCCTCGGCGGTCCGGTCGACGGGCGCCGACGCACCGCGCGGCAACAGTCGACCCGAAATCATCGACACGCCCGTGGCCAGGACGCGATGTCGCGTCGCCCGATCGTCGACATTTCGCACCAAAGGGCGCAGGCCCGCTTCGATCAGCACGCGCACCCGGCTTTCCAGCAGCGGCGCCGACGTCCGCATGGCATCGAGCACCAGCATCGAACCGATGAGCGTCGGGGGCAACGGCGCGCCGTCGGGGAATCCTTGCAGGGCAAAGTGCAGTCCGGCTGCTTGCAGTCGATCCACCGCGCGGCGGTTCGTTGGGTCGTCAAGCGCGTCGGTGGCCAGCAACCACACGGCATCGGTCGACGCAAAGCGCGTCACACTGCCGTCGCGCAACAGCGACGGCGTGAGCGGAACGACCAGACTGCGCCCGGCCAACCGTCTGAGGGTGGCCACCGATTCCAAGGTCCGCCGCGCGTCCGCCTCGGCGTCTCCCGGCGTGGCGCGCTCGTACGCCGGACACGCTGAGACGGAATACCCCACCACGCGCTCCCGTCGATCGCGGATCGGCAACAGCGACGTGAGGACGGCGTCGTTACTCACCTGCGTGGCTCAGCGCGATCCGCGATCGGGCGACGCACCATCGCGCTGCGCCATGACGGAGTTCAGGTACGCGGTCTCGTGCGTCACCTCCCGCACGATGAACGAAGACAGCCACTGCGGAATCTCGATGGGCTGTCCCACGTCATCCAACTCGACCTCCGCCAGGACCAGGTCGCGATCGAGAAAGACATCCACTTCCCACGTCAGCGATCCCTCGCGAACAACGTGGCGACGCTTGCGAATTCTGGCATTGGCGGTGAGTGGCCACAGTGCGGCAAACAAGTCCGGCTCGGTCGGCTCCTCAACCTCGATGCGCTCACCCGGTTGGCCGAGCTTGATCGTGCGCGTCAGACGTTCGTCACCGTTCGGCGACACCGATCGCCGCAATCGTTCGCGCAGCATGGTGCCGGGCAGCCATCCCTGTTCGATCAAATGCGATGGCGCCATGGCCGCGTGCGGGGGGAGTCCGTGGAGCAGGAACTTGCGCTCGATTTCCATGGGCAGGCCGTGGCCGTCGGGCAGGTCGCCAAATCGTTTCCCGCGTGTCACCGGCATGGACCGCAGGGCGAGCGCGGCCGCATCCTTCAGTCGTGCGATGACGTCCGCGTCGCCGCACCAGTATTCACTGAAACGCTCAAAGTGCGCGATGGTGGTGTCGTGCAGCGCGCGAACCAATGCCTCGTGGTGTTCGTCGTGCGCGCGCAAGGCCAGCACACTTGCATCGCGCATCGCACCCAGCAGATCCTGCCCTTCGGTGGCCTTGTCATACCAGGCCCCGATGGCCGGGTGCGTTCGTGCAAACGGGGCGAGCATCGCCCGCTGCCGTTTGAGACGAATGCGTATCCGGTGCAGAATCTTCTGCGAACCCACGTCACACACCATGCCGATGTCGTGGCGCAGATGCGCCGACCCGCGGTCGATGCGGTCGGCGAGCAGGCGAGCGAACGGGATGGAGATTCCTTCCCGACCGACGGAGTGCGGCAGGCAGTATCGGCTCAAGCGACCGGCCAGTCGCGCAACGATCGGGTCGAAGTCGCGCGCAAAGGCCCGTGACACCGCGGCACGGTCTTTCCGCGAACCGGCCGCAATCGTGTGCAGCAAGGCGTCGGCCTCGTCCCGGGCGTCTACGGGCAGGTGATCCCGCTCGGTAACCAGCCAGTCCCGCTGCACATCGTGATCGCGCGGGGCGCCAGTCGCCGCGCCGAGGCGCCGCAACGACCGACGAATACGCCCACCCTCGCGGAGTTCCGGCGTGTCGCGGTGTTCGTGCAGTGTGGCGCGCAGCCGGCGGAGCGCGACGCGTGCCTGGTGCAGGGCGTCGATCGACCCTTGGTGCGGCGTCGTTCCGTCGCCCATCGCCTCGGCTTCCATCGTCGCCAACTGCCACTGCGCCCGCGCCGCCGTCAGACTGTGCAACCAGTGCAGGGCAACAATCCGCGCCCCTTCGTGCGACGAACGTGACAGCGCCGTCGCCAGAAGCGGGGCGATCTCATCGGCGGTCATGGGCATGTCAGCGTGCGTCACGGATCGTCACTCGCTTCCACGAAGACATCGGCCGTCCCGTCGTCATGATAGGTCACGGACACATTCCAAGGTCGACAGCACACCGCGCAGTCTTCCACGTAGTCCTGTTGCCCGCCAGACCCTGGATCAAGCGTAATCTCCACCGACTCACCGCAATACGGGCAGGAGACGACGCTGGCCAGATCGGCGACCCCGTCGCCCAGCGGGAACTCGCCATCCAATCGTGCCCTTGAGTCATCGGGCACATCTTCTTCGAGAAACTCGTCATCGACGGGTTCCCATTCGTCAGGCTGGTCCATCGGCTTCCGTGGGTTCGCGAGGGAAGCGCAATATACCGCGCAGGGGGCCGGAGACTTCAAATCCGACGGATTTGATCGTAAATTCAGGGGTTTCACGTTTTCGCCTATTCGGAGACCGATTCCGCTTCATATGCTCGTTCGTCAGGATACTGAGATCACGCTGCTTGTCGCCGAGGCACTGCAGCGGGAGTTATCGCCGGACACGCGGGCGATCATTGGTCGCCGTCAGGATATTGGTGGATTGGCCGAGCGTCTGCAGTCCATCGGCGGCGCGATCGGGATTTCCTATCTATCGCGCACGCTCGATCGGGCAGGGCTACGCGAGGCCCTGCGGCAGAGCACGGCACCGCTGGTGTTGCTGGGTGACGGCGACGAGGCGGTGTTGATTGGTATGGCGCAACGCGGCGATGCCCGCGTCCTGCGTATCTCGGCGACGGGCGCTCAACAGCCGATCAAGGGCAACCTCGGCGCGCTCCTTGATTCCATCGTGCGCATCGTTGGCGGATCGCCCCTGGCGCTTTCTCCATTGGCCCTCATTGCGCCGGCGGACCCGGTGCCCGGACCGATCGACGCAATCAGCGATTCTCATTCGCCGTCACTGGGTGCGCGTCCGGTGCCGGACCGCAATGTCTTCTCCCGCGTGGCGCTGTTGCTGGCGCGTGACAAGCGCGACATCGCGATGCTGTTCGTGTTCGCGGCCCTATCCGGTCTGTTCGCCCTCACGCTTCCGCTGTCCGTGGGGGCAATTGTCCAGCTGGTACAGGGCGGACTCATCCTGCAGCCGGTCGTGATTCTGATCGGCTACGTGGTGGTGGGCACGCTGGCCAGCGGCGCATTGCAGGTCATGCAACTGGCGGTCGTGGAACGCATCCAACAGCGCGTGTTTGCCCGGCTGGCACTGGAATACACGTTCCGCATTCCGCGCATTCGATACGAGACGGCCATGCAGGTGGACCTGCCGGAAACCATGAATCGGTTGTTCGAAGCCGTCAACATTCAGAAGAGCCTCTCCAAGTTCCTGCTGGATACGTCGACCGCGCTGCTGACGGTATTGGCCGGCCTCGTACTGCTGACGTTCTACCACCCGTACTTCACGTTCTTCGGCCTGATGCTCCTTGCGGTGCTGGGCGGCATTCTCTGGGTTTCGGGTCCGCGCGGCCTCGAAACCAGCCTGATGGAATCGAAGTACAAGTATCGGGCCGTGCATTGGCTGGAAGAGCAGGCCCGCGCGTTCCATGCGTTCAAGTTTGCCGGTCACTCACCCATCGGCGTCCAGCGCATGGACGAAATCCTGACGGGCTATCTCGCGTATCGCGGCAAGCACTTCA
The Gemmatimonadaceae bacterium genome window above contains:
- a CDS encoding CHAD domain-containing protein, which gives rise to MTHADMPMTADEIAPLLATALSRSSHEGARIVALHWLHSLTAARAQWQLATMEAEAMGDGTTPHQGSIDALHQARVALRRLRATLHEHRDTPELREGGRIRRSLRRLGAATGAPRDHDVQRDWLVTERDHLPVDARDEADALLHTIAAGSRKDRAAVSRAFARDFDPIVARLAGRLSRYCLPHSVGREGISIPFARLLADRIDRGSAHLRHDIGMVCDVGSQKILHRIRIRLKRQRAMLAPFARTHPAIGAWYDKATEGQDLLGAMRDASVLALRAHDEHHEALVRALHDTTIAHFERFSEYWCGDADVIARLKDAAALALRSMPVTRGKRFGDLPDGHGLPMEIERKFLLHGLPPHAAMAPSHLIEQGWLPGTMLRERLRRSVSPNGDERLTRTIKLGQPGERIEVEEPTEPDLFAALWPLTANARIRKRRHVVREGSLTWEVDVFLDRDLVLAEVELDDVGQPIEIPQWLSSFIVREVTHETAYLNSVMAQRDGASPDRGSR
- a CDS encoding CPXCG motif-containing cysteine-rich protein; the encoded protein is MDQPDEWEPVDDEFLEEDVPDDSRARLDGEFPLGDGVADLASVVSCPYCGESVEITLDPGSGGQQDYVEDCAVCCRPWNVSVTYHDDGTADVFVEASDDP
- a CDS encoding ABC transporter ATP-binding protein encodes the protein MLVRQDTEITLLVAEALQRELSPDTRAIIGRRQDIGGLAERLQSIGGAIGISYLSRTLDRAGLREALRQSTAPLVLLGDGDEAVLIGMAQRGDARVLRISATGAQQPIKGNLGALLDSIVRIVGGSPLALSPLALIAPADPVPGPIDAISDSHSPSLGARPVPDRNVFSRVALLLARDKRDIAMLFVFAALSGLFALTLPLSVGAIVQLVQGGLILQPVVILIGYVVVGTLASGALQVMQLAVVERIQQRVFARLALEYTFRIPRIRYETAMQVDLPETMNRLFEAVNIQKSLSKFLLDTSTALLTVLAGLVLLTFYHPYFTFFGLMLLAVLGGILWVSGPRGLETSLMESKYKYRAVHWLEEQARAFHAFKFAGHSPIGVQRMDEILTGYLAYRGKHFKVLMQQTIAIVVFRTVVVGGFLILGSRLVIDRQISLGQFVASELIIVTVLVGVEKLILSMSTIYDILTSAEKAGFVSDLPLDASGGSALPTAGNGMSITLRAVSYRYAPDQRPVLRNATATVRPGERVGISGFEGSGRTTLLKLMAGLLDDYEGTVLFDGQPLRALDSAVLRAQVGQYMSTNDLFDGTVRENVAVGRAGIDDAAVRRAIEEVGLTRDIEDMPHGLDTQITHGGRRLTQNTAIKLHFAQAIAGTPRLLVVDDLFQNLQGADRRRLIALLVDRSRSWTVVVVSHDPALLAAMDRVLVLDEGALGASSASEDR